One stretch of Schlesneria sp. DSM 10557 DNA includes these proteins:
- a CDS encoding B12-binding domain-containing protein, protein MNDLLSPKQVARAIGLSESSIKRYCDQGAIHFVRTLGGHRKLPLSDVLRFVKEREHVIVVPGALGLPTRSQRSEIGLERGVRILVDALIKGNEESVWQVVYDLYLARHSISTICDRLMIPAFREIRERWASSSIEVYQERRSCEFLQRVLFNLRSTLKAPDKEWDACGGTLEDDTNSLPNAMAELVLRDCLWNATSLGTSIPFDSMVNALSDMKPRLFWLTATRISDIDRFVKQVESLSQIAEANGVAFLVGGRAVDEDLRRRLAGLSCQVCESLQQLENLARSMRRAGATNAGLETES, encoded by the coding sequence ATGAATGATTTACTTTCCCCAAAGCAAGTGGCAAGAGCGATCGGACTCAGCGAATCGTCGATCAAAAGGTACTGTGACCAGGGTGCAATTCACTTCGTGCGTACGCTCGGCGGGCATCGCAAATTGCCTCTGAGTGACGTGTTGAGGTTCGTCAAAGAACGCGAACACGTGATTGTCGTGCCCGGCGCTCTCGGGTTGCCAACCCGATCGCAGCGTTCCGAGATTGGGCTGGAGCGAGGGGTTAGAATCCTTGTAGATGCCTTGATCAAAGGAAATGAAGAATCCGTCTGGCAAGTCGTTTATGATCTTTATTTGGCCCGGCATTCCATCAGCACAATTTGCGACCGGCTGATGATCCCTGCTTTCCGCGAGATTCGTGAACGATGGGCGTCGTCGTCAATCGAAGTCTACCAGGAACGTCGAAGTTGTGAGTTCCTTCAAAGAGTCTTGTTCAATCTCCGATCGACCCTGAAGGCGCCCGACAAGGAATGGGATGCCTGCGGTGGAACTTTGGAAGACGATACCAACAGCCTTCCGAACGCAATGGCGGAACTGGTTCTGCGCGACTGCCTCTGGAATGCCACCTCGCTGGGTACGTCAATTCCCTTTGACTCCATGGTGAATGCGCTCAGTGACATGAAGCCGCGACTGTTCTGGCTCACCGCAACTCGCATCTCTGATATTGATCGATTCGTCAAGCAGGTGGAATCATTGTCGCAAATCGCCGAAGCAAATGGCGTTGCTTTCCTGGTGGGTGGTAGAGCGGTCGACGAAGATTTGCGTCGGAGACTCGCGGGATTGTCGTGTCAGGTCTGTGAGTCGCTCCAACAACTCGAGAATCTGGCCAGATCTATGCGGCGTGCGGGGGCAACAAACGCGGGGTTAGAAACAGAGTCGTGA
- the mgtE gene encoding magnesium transporter produces the protein MLCKLMLPEIRELIENRDGTTLSEALDMWQPADIAELFADLSDADQKAAFRLLHGPQRTLIFEYLDRPTQHMLLESLEPADAGALFNDMSADDRTALLEELDEADREKHLQTLSAQQQAIARSLLHYPEDSVGRLMTPDFVAVRPNWTVEHVLEHVRRHGQDSESLNVVYVVDHDMHLIDDLRIRQILIAPVHITIERLMDSNYVALQATDLKRSAIEVFRRYDRTALPVLDEHHKLVGIVTIDDVLDVAEQAATEDAQKFGGLEALSEPYASTPLFTMVHKRATWLVILFLGELLTATVMGYFEHQLDQAVVLALFIPLIISSGGNSGSQAATLIVRALAVGEIRLVDWMKVFRREVISGSILGLLLGSIGFLRIATWSLFSDVYGEHWALVGMAVSLSLVAIVLWGSLIGSMLPFALKRLGLDPATSSAPFVATFVDVTGLLIYFSISIIVLGGTLLKN, from the coding sequence ATGCTTTGCAAGTTGATGCTGCCAGAGATTCGTGAGCTGATCGAAAACCGCGATGGCACAACGCTGAGCGAAGCGCTGGATATGTGGCAGCCGGCGGACATTGCTGAATTGTTTGCTGATCTCAGCGACGCTGACCAGAAGGCGGCATTTCGTTTGCTACACGGGCCCCAGCGCACGTTGATCTTTGAATATCTCGACCGGCCAACACAGCATATGCTGTTGGAAAGTCTTGAGCCCGCCGACGCGGGGGCGCTGTTCAATGACATGTCGGCAGACGACCGGACCGCTTTGCTGGAAGAACTTGACGAAGCGGACCGCGAGAAACATCTTCAAACACTTTCCGCGCAGCAGCAGGCGATTGCACGGTCCCTGCTTCATTATCCAGAGGACAGTGTCGGCCGATTGATGACACCCGATTTTGTCGCGGTCCGCCCGAATTGGACCGTTGAACACGTGCTCGAGCATGTCCGTCGTCACGGGCAGGACAGCGAGTCTCTCAATGTCGTCTATGTCGTCGACCATGACATGCACCTGATCGATGACTTGAGAATTCGACAGATTCTGATTGCACCGGTCCACATCACCATTGAGCGGTTGATGGACTCCAATTACGTTGCGCTGCAGGCGACTGATCTGAAACGCTCCGCAATTGAAGTCTTCCGCCGGTACGATCGAACGGCACTTCCGGTGTTGGATGAACATCACAAACTGGTTGGGATCGTCACCATCGACGACGTGCTGGATGTCGCTGAACAGGCGGCGACCGAAGACGCACAGAAGTTCGGTGGACTGGAGGCCCTGAGCGAGCCCTATGCGAGCACGCCCCTCTTTACGATGGTGCATAAACGAGCAACCTGGCTCGTCATTCTGTTCCTCGGGGAACTTTTAACCGCCACCGTCATGGGATACTTCGAACACCAGCTCGACCAGGCGGTGGTGCTTGCGCTGTTCATCCCGCTGATCATTTCCAGTGGAGGAAATTCCGGTTCACAGGCCGCGACGTTGATCGTGAGAGCCCTCGCTGTGGGAGAGATTCGGCTTGTCGACTGGATGAAAGTCTTTCGCCGTGAGGTCATCTCGGGATCAATTTTGGGATTGTTGCTGGGATCGATTGGCTTCTTACGAATTGCGACATGGAGTCTATTTTCCGATGTCTATGGCGAACATTGGGCGCTGGTCGGAATGGCAGTCAGTCTGTCCCTGGTGGCGATCGTGCTATGGGGGTCACTGATCGGTTCGATGTTGCCGTTCGCTCTCAAACGCCTCGGGCTTGATCCTGCGACTTCCTCTGCGCCCTTTGTCGCCACGTTCGTCGACGTGACGGGATTGTTAATCTATTTTTCGATCTCAATCATTGTTCTGGGCGGGACACTTCTGAAGAATTAG
- the glp gene encoding gephyrin-like molybdotransferase Glp encodes MWTVDDALQKLVATITPLGVSQVPLSEALGLTLGADVISHSDSPPFDKSLMDGYAVRAADVTAVGTSLKVIETVTAGRVPSMRVGPGEATQIMTGAPLPEGADVVIKVEETRRDGDRVVVQCGPPTIGANLIRRGTSVRSGACVLSRGLTLNGARIGALAELGCAHVTARRRPKVSILATGDELVPIESAPGPGQIRNSNVAMLAAQVTAAGAEAMSLGIARDNRDDLLSKIREGLQSDLLVLSGGVSAGTLDLVPATLAEAGVEQVFHKVEMKPGKPLWFGQFCGVDRSASVSSASHSAYVFGLPGNPVSSMVCCEIFVRTAIRRLMGVDPPTPSPIFAKLEHAYSTRADRPTYHPACLTWTKEGLSVRLVPWHGSSDLCGTVSANGMVFLSGEARQFQVGDCLPSYAW; translated from the coding sequence ATGTGGACTGTGGACGACGCCCTCCAGAAACTGGTCGCAACTATTACGCCCCTTGGTGTTTCCCAGGTACCTCTCAGTGAGGCTCTGGGACTGACACTGGGGGCGGACGTCATTAGCCACTCGGATTCTCCCCCTTTCGACAAATCGCTGATGGATGGCTACGCCGTCCGGGCAGCAGATGTCACCGCCGTGGGCACGTCGCTGAAAGTGATCGAAACGGTCACAGCAGGGCGCGTCCCATCGATGCGAGTCGGTCCGGGTGAAGCCACACAGATTATGACGGGGGCTCCTCTTCCCGAAGGAGCCGATGTGGTGATCAAGGTTGAAGAAACCCGGCGAGACGGCGATCGCGTTGTAGTGCAGTGCGGTCCACCAACTATCGGTGCAAACCTGATTCGACGAGGGACGTCAGTCCGGTCAGGTGCATGTGTTCTGAGTCGCGGCCTGACACTGAACGGTGCCCGCATCGGGGCGCTTGCGGAACTGGGGTGCGCACACGTCACGGCCCGGAGACGCCCGAAGGTGTCCATTCTGGCAACAGGCGACGAACTCGTTCCGATCGAATCCGCTCCCGGCCCCGGCCAGATTCGCAACTCCAATGTCGCCATGCTCGCGGCCCAAGTTACAGCAGCGGGGGCCGAGGCAATGTCTCTGGGAATCGCTCGAGATAATCGCGACGACCTGCTGTCGAAGATTCGAGAGGGGTTGCAATCAGATCTACTGGTCCTGTCGGGGGGCGTCTCGGCCGGAACACTGGATCTGGTCCCGGCAACGCTGGCGGAAGCGGGGGTGGAGCAGGTCTTCCACAAGGTCGAAATGAAGCCGGGTAAACCTCTCTGGTTCGGTCAGTTTTGCGGCGTTGATCGATCAGCGTCTGTCAGTTCGGCAAGCCACTCTGCCTATGTGTTCGGTTTGCCGGGCAATCCTGTCAGCAGCATGGTCTGCTGCGAGATCTTTGTCCGGACGGCGATTCGCCGTCTGATGGGAGTCGATCCTCCAACACCCAGTCCGATCTTTGCGAAACTCGAGCACGCATACTCGACTCGGGCTGATCGTCCAACGTATCATCCCGCGTGTCTGACGTGGACGAAAGAGGGACTCAGTGTCCGGTTGGTTCCCTGGCACGGATCGTCTGACCTGTGCGGCACCGTTTCTGCGAACGGTATGGTGTTTCTCTCGGGCGAAGCTCGCCAGTTCCAGGTGGGTGATTGCCTTCCGTCGTATGCTTGGTAG
- a CDS encoding glycosyltransferase family 4 protein, with product MHLAIITAGGAGMFCGSCMHDNTWARALHQAGIEVSLIPLYTPIRVDEEDQTSSPIFFGGINTYLNDQFGFWRRLPRFLTRWLDSPAIIRRATRGAVETDAAKLGSLTASMVHGELGPHRKSGEELADFVAALKPDVVCFSNALLSGALRELRKRYAGPVYCVLQGDDVFLDGLVEPYRTTVMKRLTERAAEFDGYIVHSKFYRDYMSRYLSLAPGKFLEFPLTIDCAKHDGRPKEVVGTAPTVGYFARICPEKGLDLLVESVLRLKQKIPGIRLKAGGYLGAQNQSYFESVVEMARPLGDAFEYVGSPATHAEKVEFMKSVDVFSVPARFQEPKGLYVLEAWANGIPVVLPDHAAFPELIDSTGGGLLSRNGSTESLAELLQQILRDSSLRQRLARAGYEGVRSKHDLTSLANATRTLFSHLR from the coding sequence ATGCATTTGGCGATAATCACCGCGGGCGGCGCGGGAATGTTCTGCGGCTCGTGCATGCACGACAACACATGGGCTCGCGCGTTGCACCAGGCCGGTATCGAGGTTTCGCTGATCCCGCTTTACACGCCGATTCGCGTCGATGAAGAGGACCAGACGTCGTCCCCTATTTTTTTCGGCGGGATTAACACTTACCTCAACGATCAGTTTGGATTCTGGCGAAGGCTACCCCGCTTTCTGACACGCTGGCTCGATTCCCCCGCGATCATCCGCAGGGCGACTCGCGGTGCAGTCGAGACTGACGCCGCCAAATTGGGCAGTCTGACGGCATCAATGGTTCATGGCGAACTGGGACCGCATCGCAAGTCGGGGGAAGAGCTGGCCGATTTCGTGGCGGCGCTGAAGCCGGATGTCGTCTGTTTCAGCAACGCATTGCTTTCAGGTGCCTTGCGCGAATTGCGCAAACGGTATGCGGGCCCGGTCTACTGTGTATTGCAAGGTGACGACGTTTTTCTCGATGGTTTAGTCGAACCCTACCGGACAACGGTCATGAAGCGTTTGACGGAACGCGCGGCCGAGTTCGACGGCTACATTGTCCACAGCAAGTTCTATCGAGACTACATGTCTCGCTATTTGTCGCTGGCCCCCGGCAAGTTTCTGGAATTCCCTCTGACAATTGACTGTGCCAAGCATGATGGACGGCCCAAAGAGGTTGTGGGGACCGCACCCACAGTTGGCTATTTCGCCCGTATTTGTCCTGAAAAAGGACTCGATCTGCTGGTGGAAAGCGTGCTTCGGCTGAAACAGAAGATCCCGGGCATTCGGCTAAAAGCGGGTGGCTATCTCGGGGCGCAGAACCAGTCCTACTTTGAATCCGTCGTCGAAATGGCCAGACCCCTCGGGGATGCCTTTGAGTATGTGGGGAGTCCCGCGACTCATGCGGAAAAAGTCGAATTCATGAAATCGGTGGATGTCTTCAGCGTGCCAGCACGCTTCCAGGAACCAAAGGGGCTTTACGTGCTGGAGGCCTGGGCGAACGGAATTCCCGTCGTTCTGCCAGATCATGCTGCGTTTCCCGAACTGATTGATTCCACTGGGGGGGGACTCTTGTCCCGTAATGGCAGCACCGAATCGCTTGCCGAACTGCTTCAGCAGATTTTGCGAGATTCCAGCTTGCGGCAGCGTCTCGCGCGGGCCGGGTATGAGGGTGTCCGTTCGAAGCATGATCTGACTTCGCTGGCAAATGCCACCAGAACGCTCTTCAGCCACCTGCGATAG
- a CDS encoding DUF1559 domain-containing protein has protein sequence MNGIHLHQKAAHSGDKHVTSSQASRPPLSRRPQARTARGRGFTLIELLVVIAIIAVLIALLLPAVQQAREAARRTQCKNNMMQIGLALTNYMMAHDVLPPGTQNDSGPIMSKENGGYHMSWMTQILPYIEQQNVYGHIDFTKSVYDPANVPVRQQRISTFICPSDPGTGGGATTALTSYCGVHNDFETPIDVNQNGVLFLNSSIRYEQIRDGSSNTIFVMETRLNSGSDLGWISGTKSSLRNAVRIAPTSAGAGGPVNPEDAKEDESDADPEGTVAAETIPGPGVLFELHPVTQSNVNGGDIRQELRDLERGRETVGGPSSFHTGGGHFVLGDGSVRFISQNISPDLLRNLAHRADGEMLKEF, from the coding sequence ATGAACGGCATACACCTGCACCAGAAAGCAGCTCATTCAGGCGACAAGCATGTCACGTCTTCCCAGGCGTCGAGACCCCCTCTTTCGCGGAGGCCTCAGGCTCGGACAGCGCGGGGCCGAGGCTTTACACTCATCGAACTGCTGGTGGTGATCGCCATCATCGCGGTACTCATCGCGCTTCTCCTGCCGGCAGTCCAGCAGGCCCGGGAAGCAGCTCGGCGGACGCAGTGTAAGAACAACATGATGCAGATCGGTCTCGCCTTGACGAACTACATGATGGCTCATGATGTTCTCCCTCCCGGAACACAGAATGACTCGGGGCCGATCATGTCGAAGGAGAATGGGGGGTATCACATGAGTTGGATGACTCAGATTCTTCCGTACATCGAGCAGCAGAATGTCTATGGTCACATCGACTTCACCAAATCGGTTTATGACCCGGCCAATGTTCCCGTACGGCAGCAGCGGATCAGCACTTTTATCTGCCCTTCGGATCCTGGCACCGGCGGGGGGGCGACAACGGCGCTGACCAGCTACTGCGGTGTTCATAACGATTTTGAGACTCCCATCGATGTCAACCAAAACGGCGTCCTGTTTTTGAATAGCTCCATTCGCTATGAGCAAATTCGCGACGGGAGTTCGAATACGATCTTCGTGATGGAGACTCGTTTGAATTCAGGAAGTGACCTGGGATGGATTTCCGGCACAAAGTCTTCTTTACGGAATGCGGTACGAATCGCTCCGACTAGCGCCGGTGCTGGCGGACCCGTCAATCCCGAAGACGCCAAGGAAGACGAGTCAGACGCAGATCCCGAGGGGACGGTTGCTGCCGAGACGATTCCAGGGCCGGGCGTTTTGTTCGAACTTCACCCTGTTACACAAAGCAATGTCAACGGGGGAGATATCCGGCAGGAGTTGCGCGATCTGGAAAGGGGACGGGAAACTGTGGGGGGGCCGAGCAGCTTCCATACAGGTGGGGGTCACTTTGTACTGGGGGACGGCTCCGTCCGTTTCATCAGTCAGAATATCTCGCCGGACCTGTTGCGCAATCTCGCACATCGTGCCGACGGAGAAATGCTGAAAGAATTTTGA
- a CDS encoding type II secretion system F family protein, which produces MDGTQIGLISGPFALLFASIVVRVISAVQPEGRASAARRSMLNQLSYVLMAIAIGGLVFLTFAGYAIGFFGLLIGLVVCVSLITTDLRVASARARANQVEFLWLLALAVRSGRPLADEIEAYAKGTDGRRHRILMDLTNRLREGIPLTELAVPQGLLPRSAALQIHCGVTSATLHDTLRATAVRVTKELTDDEDEAGNIASAMIYPSLIVPITCLIVAFLMYQVIPKFGRIFADFGTELPTPTVLLIQISRTVSDYWYLYLAPLFYVPLGILILSCVGQYYGWRVVLQSLLGHWFIRWHSPDVLRAAALCVNQGTPLDKALHSIAKHPGPLRLRQRLAWAIDTLQEGAPQWQTLQRAGIVTYSEAVVLETAENSGNLSWAMDMVASQMEQRTAFRLAALTEILRPIVLLAVALSVAMVVICIFLPLIKLLNDLS; this is translated from the coding sequence ATGGACGGCACACAAATAGGGCTGATAAGCGGGCCATTTGCTTTGCTGTTCGCCAGTATCGTCGTACGCGTCATCTCAGCCGTTCAGCCCGAGGGCCGCGCCAGTGCGGCCCGCCGCAGCATGCTGAACCAGTTGAGTTATGTTTTGATGGCGATCGCCATCGGCGGTCTGGTCTTCCTCACCTTCGCGGGGTACGCAATTGGCTTCTTCGGCCTGCTGATTGGCCTGGTCGTTTGCGTGTCGCTGATCACGACTGACCTCCGTGTGGCGAGTGCAAGGGCGCGAGCCAATCAGGTTGAGTTTCTGTGGTTGCTGGCTCTTGCGGTGCGGTCTGGCCGACCCCTCGCCGACGAGATCGAGGCTTATGCCAAGGGGACCGACGGACGGCGCCATCGAATTCTGATGGATCTGACGAATCGGCTGCGCGAAGGAATTCCGCTTACGGAACTGGCAGTTCCCCAAGGTCTGTTGCCACGGTCGGCCGCATTGCAGATTCACTGTGGAGTGACTTCGGCGACCTTGCACGACACGCTGCGTGCGACTGCTGTGCGAGTTACAAAAGAATTGACTGACGATGAGGACGAAGCAGGGAACATCGCCAGTGCCATGATTTATCCCTCCCTCATTGTGCCGATTACGTGTCTGATTGTGGCCTTCCTGATGTACCAGGTCATTCCAAAGTTTGGGAGAATTTTCGCGGATTTTGGAACAGAACTTCCGACGCCGACCGTGCTGCTCATCCAGATCTCGCGTACGGTCAGCGATTACTGGTATCTGTATCTGGCGCCTTTGTTTTATGTTCCACTTGGAATTCTCATCTTGTCCTGTGTGGGACAGTATTACGGCTGGCGAGTTGTCCTCCAATCACTTCTCGGGCACTGGTTTATCAGATGGCATAGCCCCGATGTCTTACGCGCGGCCGCCCTGTGCGTGAATCAGGGAACCCCCCTCGATAAAGCCTTGCACTCCATCGCCAAGCACCCGGGACCGCTACGACTTCGTCAGAGACTGGCGTGGGCAATCGATACCCTCCAGGAGGGAGCCCCCCAGTGGCAGACCCTGCAGAGGGCCGGAATCGTCACCTACTCAGAAGCTGTTGTTCTTGAAACCGCCGAGAACTCGGGGAATCTTTCCTGGGCCATGGACATGGTGGCGAGTCAGATGGAACAGCGTACGGCGTTTCGCCTGGCAGCATTGACCGAAATATTACGGCCCATTGTCCTCTTGGCTGTCGCATTGAGCGTAGCGATGGTCGTGATCTGCATCTTCCTTCCTTTGATCAAGCTTCTCAATGATCTGAGCTAG
- a CDS encoding type II secretion system F family protein, translating into MANHGTLPNPPGRLESLPVAAHVNHTIHAGLPLESGLRALAEQTRSRSTRRALVELSEQLERGVPLADAMRHSTGRLPRTMTALVEAGMKSGRLDAVMQYSVDQSQQAMWLRQEIWASLAYPAFLICFACCVSAFILLSVIPAFEGIFGDFGIELPGLTVALLNFSKFMRRAGWVLVASAVPLILFGLAVISATGRRWFSRNWLTSIPLLGSVFRLAALSEFCRVMGILVEANLPFSSALRHAADANNDEWVSRRARLVAVDIEGGVSPDDAALAAGLPNALSQVFRHVGSQRTVVDALHSLSDLFAVRCRVACRTLNSIFEPVVVLSVLGLAGMTVAAIFIPLIKLLNALA; encoded by the coding sequence ATGGCGAATCACGGCACTCTCCCCAATCCGCCGGGGCGACTGGAATCACTTCCCGTGGCCGCTCATGTGAATCACACGATTCATGCGGGCCTGCCCCTTGAGTCTGGACTGCGTGCTTTGGCGGAACAGACGCGATCGCGGTCAACGCGACGCGCACTGGTCGAGTTGAGCGAGCAACTGGAAAGGGGAGTCCCCCTGGCGGACGCGATGCGGCACTCGACCGGGCGCTTGCCACGCACAATGACGGCTCTGGTCGAAGCGGGAATGAAGTCGGGCCGGCTGGACGCTGTGATGCAATACAGTGTTGATCAATCACAGCAGGCAATGTGGCTACGGCAAGAGATCTGGGCTTCGCTGGCGTACCCCGCATTCCTGATCTGTTTTGCCTGCTGTGTGAGTGCGTTCATTCTCTTATCGGTCATTCCCGCGTTTGAGGGAATCTTTGGTGACTTTGGTATTGAGTTGCCCGGCTTGACCGTTGCTCTACTGAACTTCTCCAAATTCATGAGGAGAGCAGGCTGGGTTCTGGTCGCTAGCGCGGTTCCATTGATCTTATTTGGTCTCGCTGTGATTTCGGCAACGGGGAGACGCTGGTTTTCAAGAAACTGGCTGACTTCGATTCCGCTGCTGGGGAGCGTCTTCAGGCTTGCAGCACTGTCAGAGTTTTGCCGGGTCATGGGAATTCTGGTCGAAGCGAACCTGCCATTCTCGAGTGCACTTCGCCACGCGGCGGATGCCAATAATGACGAGTGGGTCTCCAGACGAGCGCGGCTGGTCGCAGTCGATATTGAAGGCGGCGTCTCACCAGACGACGCAGCCCTGGCGGCAGGACTTCCCAACGCATTGAGTCAGGTCTTTCGGCATGTGGGCTCGCAGCGGACCGTCGTTGATGCGCTCCATAGCCTGTCAGATTTATTTGCAGTGAGGTGCCGGGTCGCTTGCCGCACGCTGAATTCCATCTTTGAGCCCGTCGTGGTGCTGTCGGTGCTGGGACTGGCAGGAATGACCGTCGCCGCCATCTTTATCCCTTTGATCAAACTCTTGAATGCTCTCGCTTAG